One window of Sinorhizobium numidicum genomic DNA carries:
- a CDS encoding NADP-dependent isocitrate dehydrogenase, with product MIKIKVANPVVELDGDEMTRIIWQFIKDKLIHPYLDLDLEYYDLSVENRDVTEDQVTVDAANAIKKHGVGVKCATITPDEARVEEFKLKKMWKSPNGTIRNILGGVIFREPIICKNVPRLVPGWTKPIIVGRHAFGDQYRATDFKFPGKGKLSIKFVGDDGQTIEHDVYDAPGAGVAMAMYNLDESITEFARASFNYGLQRKVPVYLSTKNTILKAYDGRFKDIFQKVFEEEFADQFKAEKLWYEHRLIDDMVASALKWSGGYVWACKNYDGDVQSDIVAQGFGSLGLMTSVLMTPDGKTVEAEAAHGTVTRHYRQHQKGEETSTNSIASIFAWTRGLAHRAKLDGNAELAKFSETLERVCVETVESGFMTKDLALLIGPDQPWLSTTGFLDKIDENLKKAMAA from the coding sequence ATGATAAAGATCAAGGTCGCCAATCCGGTCGTCGAACTCGACGGCGACGAGATGACCCGCATCATCTGGCAGTTCATCAAGGACAAGCTGATCCATCCTTATCTCGACCTCGATCTGGAATATTACGATCTCAGCGTCGAGAACCGCGACGTCACCGAAGACCAGGTGACGGTCGACGCAGCAAACGCCATCAAGAAGCATGGCGTCGGCGTCAAGTGCGCGACGATCACACCGGACGAGGCCCGCGTCGAGGAATTCAAGCTGAAGAAGATGTGGAAATCGCCAAATGGCACCATCCGCAACATTCTCGGCGGCGTCATCTTCCGCGAGCCGATCATCTGCAAGAACGTGCCGCGCCTCGTTCCTGGCTGGACGAAGCCGATCATCGTCGGCCGCCACGCCTTCGGCGACCAGTACCGCGCAACGGATTTCAAGTTCCCGGGTAAGGGCAAGCTTTCGATCAAGTTCGTCGGCGACGACGGACAGACGATCGAGCACGACGTCTATGACGCGCCCGGCGCCGGCGTGGCGATGGCCATGTACAACCTCGACGAATCGATCACAGAATTCGCCCGCGCCTCGTTCAATTACGGCCTGCAGCGCAAGGTGCCGGTCTATCTGTCGACCAAGAACACCATCCTCAAGGCCTATGACGGCCGCTTCAAGGACATCTTCCAGAAGGTGTTCGAGGAGGAGTTCGCCGACCAGTTCAAGGCGGAAAAGCTCTGGTACGAACACCGCCTGATCGACGACATGGTCGCCTCGGCGCTCAAATGGTCCGGCGGCTACGTCTGGGCCTGCAAGAACTACGACGGCGACGTCCAGTCCGACATCGTCGCCCAGGGCTTCGGCTCGCTTGGCCTGATGACCTCGGTGCTGATGACGCCGGACGGCAAGACCGTCGAGGCCGAAGCTGCCCACGGTACCGTCACCCGCCACTATCGCCAGCACCAGAAGGGCGAAGAAACCTCGACCAACTCGATCGCCTCGATCTTCGCCTGGACCCGTGGCCTCGCCCACCGCGCCAAGCTCGACGGCAATGCCGAACTCGCGAAATTCTCCGAGACGCTTGAGCGCGTCTGCGTCGAGACGGTAGAATCCGGCTTCATGACCAAGGATCTGGCGCTCCTGATCGGCCCGGACCAACCGTGGCTCTCGACCACCGGTTTCCTCGACAAGATCGACGAAAACCTCAAAAAGGCGATGGCGGCTTAA
- a CDS encoding SulP family inorganic anion transporter, translating into MPDSLVPKTVSVFAEGYDLTRLKADALAGLTVAIVALPLSMAIAIASGVTPDRGLYTAIVGGFLVSLLGGSRVQIGGPAGAFIVLVAATGARHGLDGLLLATAMSGVMLIAAGYLRLGNYIKFIPYPVTVGFTAGIAVIIFASQLRDLFGLTLAGSEPGPIVEKILVLGSAAGTVNWAAVLTAALTIGIILALRRLRPHWPGMLIAVAAASACVAFLQLPTETIGTRFGGIPRGLPLPALPPLSFEKAAAVFPDAVSFTLLGAIESLLSAVVADGMTGRRHRSSIELIAQGIANFCSALFGGICVTGTIARTATNVRAGGTSPVSGMLHSAFLLLFMLLAAPLASYIPLASLAGVLAIVAWNMIEKPAFTALLRSSFGDAVVLLATFLIVVFRELTEGIVIGFALGAVLFIDRMAKSISIGETKALVSARQENGEENPVVADDPDTVIYRISGIFFFGSAATVGTVLDRIADQRRNFVLDCSEVPFMDSTAANVIEGTLRKAERTGVRFIITGARQQVRRSLYQHDVRPPRVLMRPSVKAALDTIRSEKST; encoded by the coding sequence ATGCCCGATTCTCTTGTTCCAAAAACAGTCAGCGTCTTTGCCGAGGGGTATGACCTCACCCGCCTGAAGGCGGATGCCTTAGCCGGATTGACCGTTGCCATCGTCGCCCTGCCGCTTTCCATGGCGATCGCTATCGCCTCCGGTGTTACGCCGGATCGCGGCCTCTATACCGCGATTGTCGGCGGCTTTCTCGTCTCGCTCCTTGGCGGCAGCCGCGTGCAAATCGGCGGCCCGGCGGGAGCTTTCATCGTGCTCGTGGCCGCAACCGGCGCCCGGCATGGCCTCGACGGTCTGCTGCTCGCGACCGCCATGAGTGGCGTCATGCTCATCGCCGCCGGTTATCTGCGGCTCGGCAATTACATCAAATTCATCCCGTATCCGGTGACCGTGGGCTTCACGGCCGGGATCGCCGTAATCATCTTCGCCAGCCAGTTGCGCGACCTTTTCGGTCTAACGCTTGCAGGCAGCGAGCCGGGCCCGATCGTCGAAAAGATCCTCGTGCTCGGCAGCGCGGCAGGTACAGTCAACTGGGCGGCAGTGCTGACAGCAGCGCTGACGATCGGCATCATCCTGGCGCTTCGGCGACTGCGGCCGCACTGGCCCGGCATGCTGATCGCGGTCGCTGCCGCATCCGCTTGCGTCGCCTTCCTGCAACTGCCCACCGAAACGATCGGCACCCGCTTCGGCGGCATCCCGCGCGGCCTGCCGCTTCCGGCCCTGCCGCCGCTCTCCTTCGAAAAAGCGGCTGCGGTCTTTCCGGACGCGGTATCCTTTACCCTTCTCGGCGCGATCGAGTCGCTGCTCTCGGCCGTTGTCGCCGATGGCATGACTGGCCGCAGGCATCGATCGAGCATTGAACTAATCGCCCAGGGGATTGCCAATTTCTGTTCGGCGCTTTTCGGCGGCATTTGCGTTACGGGCACCATCGCGCGAACTGCGACGAACGTGCGCGCCGGCGGCACAAGCCCGGTCTCCGGCATGCTGCATTCCGCCTTTCTCCTCCTTTTCATGCTGCTCGCGGCCCCTCTTGCAAGCTACATCCCACTCGCCTCGCTTGCAGGCGTCCTTGCCATCGTCGCTTGGAATATGATCGAGAAGCCGGCCTTCACGGCGCTGCTGCGATCGTCCTTTGGCGACGCTGTCGTGCTGCTCGCCACGTTCCTGATCGTCGTTTTCCGGGAACTTACCGAGGGGATAGTCATTGGCTTCGCGCTTGGCGCGGTCCTGTTCATCGATCGCATGGCAAAAAGCATCTCGATCGGGGAAACAAAAGCACTCGTCTCCGCTCGGCAGGAGAATGGGGAGGAGAATCCGGTCGTAGCCGACGATCCCGACACGGTGATCTACCGCATATCCGGCATCTTTTTCTTCGGTTCGGCAGCAACCGTCGGCACGGTCCTCGATCGCATCGCCGACCAACGCCGGAACTTCGTTCTCGACTGCTCCGAGGTGCCATTCATGGACTCAACCGCCGCGAATGTGATCGAGGGCACGCTTCGGAAGGCGGAGCGAACCGGCGTGCGCTTCATCATCACCGGCGCGAGACAGCAGGTCCGCCGCAGCCTCTATCAGCACGACGTGCGTCCGCCGCGCGTCTTGATGCGTCCTTCCGTCAAGGCAGCGCTCGATACCATCCGAAGCGAAAAGAGCACATGA
- a CDS encoding HAD-IIB family hydrolase translates to MEEWRLKPVRLLASDIDGTLLGDDAGAARFRSAWQALDAARRPLLVYNSGRMIDDILSLVDSRQLPPPDYVIGAVGTMIADGRLRERLEKFTMELGPPFDAAIVSTIMMTIEGALPQAAVDHPHKVSWHLPDAAEERLRDIAERLAGGGLDVKLIYSCSRDLDILPRAGGKGSALAWICRELAVNLEEVVVAGDTGNDREMFDMPHVRGVVVANALPELRQVVAKERRHFLARCSYADGVLEGLRHWCAI, encoded by the coding sequence ATGGAAGAGTGGCGATTGAAGCCGGTGAGGCTGCTGGCATCGGATATTGACGGGACTCTGCTCGGCGATGATGCCGGCGCAGCACGCTTTCGTTCCGCCTGGCAGGCGCTCGATGCAGCCAGGCGACCGCTTCTCGTCTATAACAGCGGTCGAATGATAGACGATATCCTATCGCTGGTGGATTCCAGGCAGTTGCCGCCTCCGGACTACGTGATCGGCGCCGTCGGTACGATGATCGCCGACGGACGGCTGCGGGAGCGTTTGGAAAAGTTCACGATGGAGCTCGGCCCGCCCTTCGACGCGGCTATCGTCAGCACGATCATGATGACCATCGAGGGCGCTCTACCCCAAGCTGCCGTGGACCATCCGCACAAGGTGAGCTGGCATCTCCCGGACGCTGCAGAGGAGCGGCTACGCGATATTGCCGAACGGCTGGCAGGCGGCGGTCTGGATGTGAAGCTGATCTACTCCTGCAGCCGCGATCTCGACATACTGCCGCGTGCCGGTGGCAAGGGCAGCGCACTTGCCTGGATTTGCCGCGAGCTTGCGGTGAATCTGGAAGAAGTGGTCGTCGCCGGCGACACCGGCAACGACCGGGAGATGTTCGACATGCCGCATGTGCGCGGTGTCGTCGTCGCCAATGCTCTTCCCGAGCTACGCCAGGTGGTCGCGAAAGAGCGCAGGCACTTTCTTGCGCGTTGCTCCTACGCCGATGGCGTGCTTGAAGGCCTGCGGCACTGGTGCGCCATATAG